AGCTACGGAAGGGATTTGGGTATTGGGTTGACCAGTTTAATTTATGTGTTGACGCCCGAAGCGATCGCGATTGGGGGTGGAGTGAGTGCAAGTGCAGAATTTTTCTTTCCAGCAGCGATCGCCGAAATTGAGCGTCGAGTACTTCCCAGTTCCCGCACCGGACTGCAACTTTTAACAGCTAAATTAGGCAACCAAGCTGGGATGGTTGGTGCGGCAAAATTAGCTTTGCAGATGAAGCAATTTTAGATTAAATCCAAAATCCAAAATTAAAAGGCATGGCCAGTTTTGCGCTTAATGTATTCCGCCAGCTTTTGATAAGTATCCGGGTCACTTTGCTTGTTGATGACGATCGGGATAGAACTTTCAGGCAACCAAAACGTTATCCTGCCATTAGCCGCATAGGAAAAGGCACTGATGCGGTTGAGATCGACGAGATATTCACTTCGATCGTAAAGAAGCTTAATCCAAGAGCTAGTTAGCGAGTGGGCTGATACTTGTTGTACATACTCCAAAACTGTTTGATACCCCTCTGGGTTACTCTGGCGGTTGATGACGATCGGGATGGAACTATCAGGCAACCAGAACGTTATCCTACCGCTAGAAGCGCAAGCAAAAGCACTAATGCGGTCAAGATCAACTACATAGTCATTTCGCTCATAATTAACTTTTATCCAATACGCCACATAACCTCCTCCGGCGCGTAGTAAGTAGTTAGTGGTTAGTGGGTAATGGGTAGTGGATAGTGGTCAACGGTCATCGATGTTGGTCATTTGTCTAGGGTTAGTGGCACTTTAGCTAGTAGCAAGGAAGCACCAAGCTACTAGCAAATTACAACACAACCGCGTTTTAGGATACCTCAGCTGGGGATTGCAGTGCTAACTCTGGGATAGAACGGGCGATCGCGGCTTGAACAAACCCCTGAAAGAGGGGGTGGGGCGTACTCGGTCTAGAACTAAATTCGGGGTGGAATTGCGTGGCAATAAAAAAGGGATGACCTGGCAATTCAACGATCTCCACCAACCGCCCATCTGGAGAAGTCCCGCTAATCGCATAGCCTGTTTCTAAAAACAGATTGCGAAAGGCATTGTTAAATTCATAGCGATGCCGATGCCGTTCGTAAATCACCTCATCTTGATAAAGCCGGGAAGCCAGAGTATTGGGAGCAATCCGGCAAGCGTACAAGCCCAATCGCATCGTACCGCCCAAGTCCACCACATCTTGCTGTTCGGGTAACAGGTTAATTACTGGATTAGTCGTCTGGGGGGCAAACTCTGCACTATTGGCATCGTCAAGTCCTGCGATGTTCCGCGCCCATTCAATTACAGAACATTGCATACCCAAGCACAAGCCGAGGAAGGGAATGTGATTTTCGCGGGCGTATTGGATCGCGGCAATTTTGCCATCTACCCCTCGGATACCAAAACCTCCGGGTACGATAACGCCGCTAACTCCGTCTAGATAGCGCTTTGCATCGGTATTTTCCAAGTCTTCTGAGTTAATCCAACGGAGGATTAAGTCGCTGTCCATAGCGATCGCCGCATGGCGCAAAGCCTCTAGTACGGAAAGATACGCATCGCTTAACCTTACATATTTACCAACAATGGCAATCTCAATCCGGTTAGTGGGGTTATATAGGCGGTCTACCAAAGTTTGCCAATTAGCCAAATCGAGCTGGCGTTGCTCCAGGTTGAGTAAATCGATTACCTGTTGCGCCAGTCCTTCTTTTTCCATCATCAGCGGCACTTCGTAGATACTCTTGGCATCAGGTGCGGCGATTACGCACTCCATCGGCACATCGCAAAATTCCGATAGTTTTTCTTTAATTCCATGTGCCAAGGGGCGATCGCACCTGCAAACTAAAATATCCGGTTGAATACCAATCGACCGCAGTTCCTTCACTGAATGCTGTGTCGGCTTTGTTTTCATCTCCCCAGCAGACGGAATCCAAGGCACGAGGGTAACGTGTATGTACAGCACGTTGCGCCGCCCCACATCCTTGCGAAACCGCCGAATTGCTTCGAGAAATGGCAGAGATTCAATATCTCCCACCGTACCGCCAATCTCTGTTATTACCACATCCGGATTTGTGTTCTTAGCTACCCGATGTATGCGTTCCTTTATTTCATTGGTGATGTGGGGAATCACCTGCACCGTCCCACCCTTATAATCCCCTCGGCGCTCTTTATTAATCACCGCTTGGTAAATCGAGCCAGTCGTCACGCTGTTGAGGCGCGACATAGAAGTATCCGTAAAGCGCTCGTAGTGTCCCAAGTCCAGATCCGTTTCTGCACCATCTTCCGTTACGAATACCTCTCCGTGCTGGAACGGACTCATAGTGCCCGGATCGACGTTAATATATGGGTCTAGTTTCAGAATGGAGACAGAATAATCCCTAGATTTCAGCAATCGACCCAGGCTAGCTGCTACAATCCCCTTGCCGATGCTGGAGACGACTCCCCCGGTGACGAAAACAAACTTAGTCATAAAATGCAAAAGTAGAACTTTCTGGCAACCTACCCCGTTAATTGTGCCACAGTCTTAAGGAGTTGTTAGTTAATAGCGCTAAGCTGTCGCCTACCACAAGTCAATAACCTAAAGGCTAGGACAATCGGCCTTTTATCTCTCCCGAAGGGCAGAAACAGGGGATTTGATTCAAGTAGATATGCCGCTAAAATTAAAGATTGCTATCTATAGCCGCGTGCGGTTCAAAGGGAAATACATCTAGACGCGATTTTTACAACTGTTGCGTACCTGCCTACCCGCGTCTAACGGCAGCCTACCCACCACCTGCCAGGATAGCGATCGCCTTATGTTTTTTTAGTTAAGTTTACAGATAATAAACAAGTTTAATGCTAAATTCTCACCCGGCTGAATCGTTAAAGCTAGTAAAAAGATTTACTCTACTGTTTGCAGACTGCTTAAGGAATTTTTAAAATGGCCAAGTTTTACCCCGAACTAAATGAGTCTTTATGTCATTTCATTGAAGAACAAAAAATATTTTTTACTGCAACTGCACCCAAACAAGGACGCATTAACCTTTCACCCAAAGGAAGAGATACCTTCCGCTACTTTGACAATAAAACAGCAGGTTATCTAGACTTAACTGGCAGCGGTAACGAAACTGCGGCTCACTTGCATTCCGAGGCGGAACCAGGAACCGAAGGCCGAATGACCATTATGTTTTGCAGCTTTGATGAAAAACCTTTGATTTTACGTTTGTACGGTACTGCAAAAGTTATTCATCCAAGAAATAAAGAATGGGATAAATTTCATCTTCATTTCAATCCCATGTTAGGGGAACGTCAAATAATTGTACTAGATATTGACTTGGTTCAAACATCTTGCGGTTATGGCGTACCGATTTATGAACTTAAAGAAGAAAGAAAGACAATTGTAGAATGGGCTGAAAAGAAGGGAGAACAGGGAATATTTGAATATTGGAAAGAGAAAAATCAAAAAAGTATTGACGGTCTGCCTACAAATATGTTTGACAATTGAGGAAACTTTTTAGTTAGCGAAATCCTCTATTTTAGATAATCGACTCTGAGTGACAATGAAAAACATTATAGGATTGGCTGTGTTAGGGTCAGTTATGGCATCTCCGGCATGGGCAAATCAATCCCTTTCCGTTGCTTATCCCCCGGCAACCTACAAGACTGCATCTGACCGAATTTCTTTAATAGGAACGGCTCCACCGGGAGGAGAAGTTTTAGTAAATGGTAAGGCAATTCAACGCAGCCCTGCTGGACATTTTGCTCCCCGTTTTCCGTTAAAGGTGGGAGACAACTTGTTTAATCTGCGGTATAAAAACAAGGAAGTCAAAATTAAGGTAACGCGGACGGCAGCTCAATCTCAACCACCAAAAGGTTTGGAGTTCAAAAAAGATTCTTTAACTCCTGGTACGGATATAGCCAGATTGCCAGGAGAATTGATTTGTTTTGGCGCTGTTGCACCTCCCAATGCTAATGTTTCTGTTCAACTGGGCGGTGAAACAATTCCCTTAAGGAACCAGGATATACTGTTCGATTTACCAGCAAATAACGCCGCACTGACAGAAAACAATCAGCCAATTGCGATCGCAGGAGCAGGACAATATTTAGGTTGTGCTGCTGCTGCTGCTGCTGCTGATTTGGGGTTTCCCCAATTCCAACTAAGTATGACTCCCCCTCCCGGCGCATCTGTTTTACCGCCTCCAAGCGCTTCTGTCCTTCCTTCTCCCCTACCTGTTGTCCGGCACGTTAGCAAGATTGCTGGAGAGGGAGCCGAGGGAAGCGGAAGCATCATAACTCAGCAGGGGCC
Above is a window of Microcoleus sp. FACHB-831 DNA encoding:
- a CDS encoding pyridoxamine 5'-phosphate oxidase family protein, translating into MAKFYPELNESLCHFIEEQKIFFTATAPKQGRINLSPKGRDTFRYFDNKTAGYLDLTGSGNETAAHLHSEAEPGTEGRMTIMFCSFDEKPLILRLYGTAKVIHPRNKEWDKFHLHFNPMLGERQIIVLDIDLVQTSCGYGVPIYELKEERKTIVEWAEKKGEQGIFEYWKEKNQKSIDGLPTNMFDN
- a CDS encoding CTP synthase, translating into MTKFVFVTGGVVSSIGKGIVAASLGRLLKSRDYSVSILKLDPYINVDPGTMSPFQHGEVFVTEDGAETDLDLGHYERFTDTSMSRLNSVTTGSIYQAVINKERRGDYKGGTVQVIPHITNEIKERIHRVAKNTNPDVVITEIGGTVGDIESLPFLEAIRRFRKDVGRRNVLYIHVTLVPWIPSAGEMKTKPTQHSVKELRSIGIQPDILVCRCDRPLAHGIKEKLSEFCDVPMECVIAAPDAKSIYEVPLMMEKEGLAQQVIDLLNLEQRQLDLANWQTLVDRLYNPTNRIEIAIVGKYVRLSDAYLSVLEALRHAAIAMDSDLILRWINSEDLENTDAKRYLDGVSGVIVPGGFGIRGVDGKIAAIQYARENHIPFLGLCLGMQCSVIEWARNIAGLDDANSAEFAPQTTNPVINLLPEQQDVVDLGGTMRLGLYACRIAPNTLASRLYQDEVIYERHRHRYEFNNAFRNLFLETGYAISGTSPDGRLVEIVELPGHPFFIATQFHPEFSSRPSTPHPLFQGFVQAAIARSIPELALQSPAEVS